CTCTCTCTTTATTCGAGGCAGGCCCTTACCGTTGGCTACAAGGGAAAGCCAGACAAAAGAAATCTCAAACTCTTCTTCGATCCCCGGGAGAAGCGCTTCAAAAAGCTCGCTTGCGCTGGAGGCCGACGATATTTTCGTTTCGATCTTGGAAAATTTCCTGGCGATCTCTTCGTTCTTTTTTACTATCTTTAGGATCTCTTCATTCATTTCCTTCCTCCCCCTTGTCGAATTCAGCAACTAAGATAGTATGGTCAGACGGTTTTTCGGCACGTCTTGCATCCATGACGATGATGCAGTTAAGCGAACGGTCAGCAAGGGGCGACGTGGCCAGGATATGATCTACCCGCCAACCCAGCCCCCTTTCCACGGACCGGGGAACATAGGCATTTATCACAGGAATATCCGAAAATACCCCCCTGATCAGGCGGTCTTCATCTCTCGGGCCGCCGTCATCAAGGCCGAAAGAGACCTCTTCCGGCTTTACAAGGGACGCCACGGCCACGCCATTGTATTGCGTTTTCCCCTTAAAAACAACGTGATAACCAATCCCCTCAAACTCCCCCGCGGGAAATCTGTCGTCATTCACTTTGGTTTCCTGCAAGCAGAATACATCCGGACGATTCTTCTCCAGCCACGAAACAACTATATGGAGACGGGAACGTATAGAGTTCACATTGTAAGTGGCGATCTTAAAGACTGCCAATGCATTATCCTTTCATCGCCGGTAACTGGCAATGGCAGTATGGATTATGGGCTTGATTTTTAAAAAAATATCATGGTATTGATTAACATTCAAGTCCTTTGTCTTGTAATCTTTGATTGACGTTCGGGAAACTAAAGGGAAGGAGGGGATAGGCTATAATGGATAGGTCAAAATTCAACTTCATAATTGCCGCCTTGATGTCCATTTGTATGATAGCAATTATAGGGATAGGGTTTCTAATGAAATTTGTTTTGATTCCAGGCAAAGAAAGGTGGGTAAAATATGGCAGAAATGTAGATCTATTCTTATTTGGTATGGACCGGCACGAGTGGGGAACGATTCATC
The window above is part of the Syntrophales bacterium genome. Proteins encoded here:
- a CDS encoding exodeoxyribonuclease III — its product is MAVFKIATYNVNSIRSRLHIVVSWLEKNRPDVFCLQETKVNDDRFPAGEFEGIGYHVVFKGKTQYNGVAVASLVKPEEVSFGLDDGGPRDEDRLIRGVFSDIPVINAYVPRSVERGLGWRVDHILATSPLADRSLNCIIVMDARRAEKPSDHTILVAEFDKGEEGNE